From the bacterium genome, one window contains:
- a CDS encoding CPBP family intramembrane glutamic endopeptidase: MWLATVFLWFRRSNVVLISGLAAIGVCTLIAVATHKVAPAELGLALRWPWLPTLGLTLAWLGLMVAWSPVADRLATRWFRDQPNLRSFRVIRESRLKLVAGIVVAWILGAVLEELVFRGIVLSAVQALLLPLLGSAAAAAIGVAAAALGAGIIHLYQGPRAALVIIQLSVLFGLLFVVSRHNLYTVMVCHGAYDTIAFVRFANRKSRYSLSETPATR, from the coding sequence GTGTGGCTGGCCACGGTTTTCCTCTGGTTCCGTCGCTCGAACGTCGTGCTGATAAGCGGGCTGGCCGCTATCGGGGTATGTACGCTCATCGCGGTTGCCACCCACAAGGTAGCACCGGCCGAGCTCGGTCTGGCGCTGAGATGGCCCTGGTTGCCGACGCTCGGACTCACGCTGGCGTGGCTTGGGCTGATGGTCGCGTGGAGCCCGGTGGCTGACCGGCTGGCAACCCGGTGGTTCAGAGACCAGCCGAACCTGCGGTCGTTCAGGGTGATCCGCGAATCGCGTCTCAAGCTCGTCGCGGGCATAGTCGTCGCCTGGATACTAGGCGCGGTCCTGGAGGAACTCGTCTTCCGCGGCATAGTCCTCAGCGCGGTCCAGGCGTTGCTGCTTCCGTTGCTGGGCAGCGCGGCTGCCGCGGCAATCGGCGTGGCCGCAGCGGCACTCGGTGCCGGGATCATCCATCTCTATCAGGGCCCGCGCGCCGCGCTGGTCATTATTCAGCTTTCAGTTCTTTTTGGTCTGCTGTTTGTCGTAAGCCGGCACAACCTCTATACGGTCATGGTGTGCCACGGCGCATACGATACGATCGCTTTTGTCCGGTTCGCGAACCGGAAGTCCAGGTACTCACTTTCCGAGACTCCCGCAACGCGATAA
- a CDS encoding tetratricopeptide repeat protein, with protein sequence MAKDQPDMNQALLLTLIFGAAGVIGTLVTIFAWILPRRAELSRQQEQQLVEGTTQRVVSALQVYLGDLPKSSNPEIKDPFDAGRKLMAEHKWDAAIEEFQKAIAHAEGSQIVALCNLIGNCYYSSGRNDEARSSYLRSLDLARLCNDRAGEGNALGNLGTIHQLKGELDTALKYHQDALLIARETGNRHGTAQDLGNIGLIYRGRGDLDAALTSFQEALKIHQELGYRQGAASQLGNIGLIHQARGDADAALKYYEDALKLFREISFRPGEANMLGNIGLIHHARGELDAARVYFTDVLRITQAIGDRTSAAKAMCNLGTIYQTKGELDRALEYSRDAWKILQEAGLRHAATSVLANIGLIYQDKGELDTALKYLLDALKVFDEIQATREQAEVLRRLAQLRDKLGRTEFSAACLKLGMPQTDMDKLATRLDSVSV encoded by the coding sequence ATGGCGAAGGACCAGCCTGACATGAACCAGGCCCTGCTTCTGACGCTCATATTCGGGGCCGCCGGCGTCATCGGAACTCTGGTGACCATTTTCGCCTGGATTCTGCCCCGCCGGGCCGAGCTCAGCCGGCAGCAGGAACAGCAACTGGTCGAGGGCACAACCCAGCGGGTAGTATCCGCGCTGCAAGTCTATTTGGGTGACCTGCCGAAGTCCTCGAATCCGGAAATCAAGGATCCGTTCGATGCGGGCCGGAAGCTGATGGCCGAGCACAAATGGGATGCGGCAATCGAGGAGTTCCAGAAGGCCATTGCGCACGCCGAAGGCAGCCAGATAGTCGCGCTCTGCAACCTTATCGGCAACTGCTACTACTCATCCGGGCGGAACGACGAGGCCCGATCCAGCTACCTGCGGTCGCTCGACCTGGCGCGTCTGTGTAATGACCGGGCCGGCGAGGGGAATGCGCTGGGTAACCTCGGGACCATCCATCAACTCAAGGGCGAGCTTGATACGGCGTTGAAGTACCACCAGGACGCCCTGTTGATTGCCCGGGAAACCGGGAACCGCCATGGCACGGCCCAAGACCTGGGAAATATCGGACTCATCTATCGGGGTCGGGGCGACCTCGATGCGGCGCTGACCTCGTTTCAGGAAGCATTGAAGATCCATCAGGAACTTGGCTATCGCCAGGGCGCAGCCAGCCAACTCGGTAACATCGGCCTTATCCATCAGGCTCGGGGGGACGCCGACGCCGCGCTGAAGTACTACGAAGACGCTCTGAAGCTGTTTCGGGAGATATCGTTTCGCCCGGGCGAGGCGAACATGCTGGGCAACATCGGCCTGATTCACCACGCCCGGGGCGAACTCGACGCGGCGCGCGTCTATTTCACGGACGTGCTGCGGATTACTCAGGCAATCGGCGACCGGACCAGCGCGGCCAAGGCCATGTGCAACCTCGGGACCATCTATCAGACGAAGGGCGAACTCGACCGGGCGCTCGAGTACTCTCGGGACGCCTGGAAGATACTGCAAGAAGCCGGCCTGCGCCATGCCGCGACGAGCGTCCTGGCCAATATCGGGCTCATTTATCAGGACAAGGGCGAGCTTGATACTGCGCTTAAGTACCTGCTGGATGCCCTCAAGGTCTTCGACGAAATCCAGGCGACACGGGAACAGGCCGAGGTGTTACGCCGTCTCGCCCAACTGCGGGACAAGCTAGGCAGGACAGAGTTCTCAGCCGCGTGCCTCAAACTCGGCATGCCGCAGACGGACATGGACAAACTCGCGACTCGGCTCGACTCAGTGAGCGTGTGA
- a CDS encoding RNA-binding protein, protein MGTRVFIGNLPFSATEDQLRQLFSTHGEVSSVSIVKDKFTDRSRGFAFVEMSNADAATAAIAALTNHSLDNRPLTVNVARERTEGGARGGYGGRSQDRSSGYGTGTRW, encoded by the coding sequence ATGGGTACGCGCGTTTTCATAGGGAATCTTCCCTTCAGCGCAACCGAAGACCAGCTCCGCCAGCTCTTCTCGACGCATGGCGAAGTGTCGTCAGTCAGCATAGTCAAAGACAAGTTCACGGACCGTTCCCGGGGATTTGCATTCGTGGAGATGAGCAACGCCGACGCGGCCACCGCCGCGATTGCGGCCCTGACCAACCACTCGCTAGACAACCGTCCGCTTACCGTCAACGTTGCGCGCGAGCGCACCGAGGGCGGCGCACGGGGTGGTTACGGCGGGCGTTCGCAAGACCGCTCCAGCGGCTACGGTACCGGCACGCGCTGGTAA
- a CDS encoding YbhB/YbcL family Raf kinase inhibitor-like protein, with protein MNPNETRRGLNLTSPALIEGRTIRRTCTADGANISPELSWGKGPAGTRSFAIIFRDVDAPGGTFTHWLIYNIPGTASGVPEGVPRQERLDDGSVQGTNDFGTVGYSGPHPPPARPHDYHFELYALDALLPVEAGVKAARLMDMMKGHVLATARLMGTYRR; from the coding sequence ATGAACCCAAACGAAACCCGCAGGGGTTTGAATCTGACCAGCCCGGCTCTCATTGAAGGCCGGACCATCCGCCGGACCTGCACCGCCGACGGCGCTAATATTTCGCCGGAGCTGAGCTGGGGCAAGGGCCCGGCCGGCACCCGAAGCTTCGCCATCATCTTTCGCGACGTCGACGCGCCCGGCGGTACGTTTACCCACTGGCTCATCTACAACATCCCCGGCACCGCGTCCGGCGTGCCCGAGGGCGTTCCCCGGCAGGAGAGACTGGACGACGGCTCGGTCCAGGGCACGAATGACTTTGGAACAGTTGGCTACAGCGGTCCCCATCCGCCGCCCGCCCGGCCGCACGACTACCACTTCGAACTCTACGCGCTCGACGCCCTGCTGCCGGTTGAGGCCGGCGTCAAGGCGGCCCGGCTGATGGACATGATGAAAGGTCACGTCCTCGCCACCGCCCGGCTCATGGGGACCTACCGGCGATAA
- a CDS encoding glycosyltransferase family 4 protein codes for MSNRTAQFGKIAFIGNYVPRRCGIATFTADVCESVAREAPDVECVTAAMNDTVEGYDYPDRVRFEVAQNDLDEYRQLADFLNLGRVDLVCMQHEYGIFGGPAGSHLLLTQRRLRMPVVTTLHTVLREPSDLQRQVLTEICHLSDRVVVMSERSRRYLGEIYAVPAAKVDLIHHGIPDMPFVDPNFYKDLFGVEGRRVILTFGLLSPNKGIENVIRALPAVVERFPDAVYLVLGVTHPHVKREKGEEYRISLQRLARELGVGDHVVFYNRFVDIGELCQFLGAADLYVTPYLNEAQAVSGTLAYAAGTGKAVVSTPYWYAEELLAEGRGRLVPFNDHAALAESFVRLFTNEAERHSMRKQAYAFGRQMIWKEVARSYLDTFHRAAEERLRSPVFVDRVAVEDPLDMDLPELNLNHLLTLTDDTGIIQHARNTVPNLGEGYTTDDNSRALIVSLRALEHEKDTAVLHRLAGRYLAFIDYAFNRENRRFRNFLGYDRRWLEDTGSEDSHGRALWGLGTVVGASRDDAFVALAMNLFDMALPAVEVFSSPRAWAYALLGVCSYIKRFPGASNARRVRDALAQHLLGMYRACATDEWKWFEQSLAYGNARLSQALIRAGADIGNEEMTAAGLSSLDWLVRIQTAEAGNFSPIPNTGWKRGTPRPHFDQQPIEAQCTVEACFRAWRVTKERRWREAMTTTFEWFLGRNDLGRPVYDYATGGCHDGLHPEGVNANEGSESTLAFLGSLLTLRYAETVGSEEDR; via the coding sequence ATGAGCAACCGCACTGCCCAGTTCGGGAAGATAGCGTTCATCGGCAACTACGTGCCGAGGCGCTGCGGCATCGCCACGTTCACGGCCGACGTCTGCGAGTCGGTCGCGCGCGAGGCGCCGGACGTGGAGTGCGTGACCGCGGCCATGAATGACACGGTCGAGGGCTACGATTATCCGGACCGCGTGCGTTTTGAGGTCGCCCAGAACGACCTCGACGAGTACCGGCAACTCGCCGACTTCCTGAACCTGGGCCGGGTCGACCTCGTCTGCATGCAGCACGAGTACGGCATCTTCGGCGGCCCGGCCGGCAGCCACCTGCTGCTGACACAGCGCCGCCTGCGCATGCCGGTCGTGACTACGCTGCACACCGTGCTGCGTGAACCGAGCGATTTGCAGCGCCAGGTGCTGACCGAGATCTGTCACCTTTCGGATCGTGTCGTGGTGATGAGCGAACGGTCCCGCCGATACCTGGGCGAGATCTACGCAGTGCCGGCCGCCAAGGTCGACCTCATTCACCACGGAATTCCCGACATGCCCTTCGTCGACCCCAATTTCTACAAGGACCTGTTCGGCGTCGAAGGCCGGCGCGTCATCCTTACATTCGGCCTGCTCTCGCCCAACAAAGGCATCGAGAACGTCATCCGGGCGCTGCCCGCCGTCGTCGAACGGTTCCCGGATGCGGTCTACCTCGTGCTCGGCGTCACCCATCCCCACGTCAAACGTGAGAAAGGCGAGGAGTACCGCATTTCCCTGCAGCGGCTCGCGCGCGAGCTCGGGGTCGGCGATCACGTAGTATTCTACAACCGGTTCGTCGACATCGGCGAGCTTTGCCAGTTCCTCGGCGCCGCCGACCTCTACGTTACGCCTTACTTGAACGAAGCCCAGGCCGTGTCCGGCACTCTCGCCTATGCGGCCGGGACCGGCAAGGCGGTAGTCTCCACGCCGTACTGGTACGCCGAAGAGCTGCTGGCCGAGGGCCGGGGCCGGCTCGTACCGTTCAACGACCACGCGGCGCTGGCCGAATCCTTCGTCCGGCTCTTCACCAACGAGGCGGAACGCCATTCCATGCGCAAGCAGGCCTATGCGTTCGGCCGCCAGATGATCTGGAAGGAAGTCGCGCGCAGCTATCTCGATACTTTCCACCGCGCCGCCGAGGAACGGCTGCGCAGCCCGGTTTTCGTGGACCGCGTCGCGGTCGAAGACCCGCTGGACATGGACCTGCCCGAACTGAACCTCAACCACCTGCTCACACTCACTGACGACACCGGAATCATCCAGCACGCCCGCAACACCGTGCCCAATCTCGGCGAAGGCTATACCACCGACGACAACAGCCGGGCGTTGATTGTGTCTTTGCGCGCGCTGGAGCACGAGAAGGACACCGCGGTCCTCCACCGGCTCGCCGGTCGCTACCTGGCCTTCATCGACTACGCCTTCAATCGCGAGAACCGGCGCTTCCGCAACTTCCTCGGCTACGACCGCCGCTGGCTGGAAGACACCGGCTCGGAAGACTCCCATGGCCGCGCCCTCTGGGGTCTTGGCACCGTGGTTGGGGCCTCGCGCGACGATGCGTTCGTCGCCCTGGCCATGAATCTGTTCGACATGGCCCTGCCTGCCGTCGAGGTCTTCTCCAGCCCGCGCGCCTGGGCCTACGCGCTGCTCGGTGTCTGTTCCTACATCAAGCGCTTCCCGGGTGCCAGCAACGCCCGCCGGGTCCGTGACGCGCTGGCGCAGCACTTGCTCGGAATGTACCGTGCGTGCGCCACCGACGAGTGGAAGTGGTTCGAGCAGTCCCTCGCCTACGGCAACGCCCGGCTGAGCCAGGCGCTTATCCGCGCCGGCGCCGACATCGGGAACGAGGAGATGACCGCCGCCGGCCTGAGCTCGCTCGACTGGCTGGTCCGTATCCAGACCGCCGAGGCCGGTAACTTCTCACCGATTCCCAACACCGGCTGGAAGCGCGGCACCCCGAGACCCCACTTCGACCAGCAGCCAATCGAGGCGCAATGCACGGTCGAAGCCTGCTTCCGGGCCTGGCGCGTTACCAAGGAACGACGCTGGCGCGAGGCGATGACCACGACGTTCGAATGGTTCCTCGGTCGCAACGACCTCGGCCGGCCCGTCTACGACTACGCGACCGGCGGCTGCCACGATGGCCTGCACCCCGAGGGCGTTAATGCCAACGAAGGGTCCGAGTCCACCCTCGCCTTCCTCGGCTCGCTGCTCACCCTGCGCTATGCCGAAACCGTGGGCAGCGAGGAGGACCGCTGA
- a CDS encoding glycosidase, which yields MTASDGLFQRWPSNPILTAADWPHTVNAVFNPGAVRLPDGTTLLLCRVEDRRGISSLWAARSADGISDWQVDSEPAMLLNSHHHTEEAWGVEDPRVVWLDEIGKYATTYTAYSSAGPAVSLALTSDFRKFERVGMVMLPDNKDAALLPHRINGRWQMLHRPNAGLTTDIWMAESPDLQHWGGYRRVLGARQGAWWDAFRIGLGPPLIETERGWLMLYHGVRQTAAGCLYRVGLALLDAQDPSRVLRRGDEWVFGPEEDYERQGDVGDVVFPCGTTIGPDRDTLSIYYGAADTCIGLATARVSELLAWLDRHPSTSAPAV from the coding sequence CTGACCGCGAGCGACGGCCTCTTCCAACGCTGGCCGAGCAATCCCATCCTGACCGCCGCGGACTGGCCTCATACCGTCAACGCCGTGTTCAACCCCGGCGCAGTCCGGCTGCCGGACGGCACGACGCTCCTGCTTTGCCGCGTCGAGGACCGGCGGGGCATTTCCAGTCTCTGGGCGGCCCGCTCTGCCGACGGCATCTCCGACTGGCAGGTCGACTCCGAACCGGCCATGCTCCTGAACTCGCACCACCACACCGAGGAAGCGTGGGGTGTCGAAGACCCGCGCGTCGTGTGGCTGGATGAAATAGGGAAGTACGCGACGACATATACCGCTTACTCGTCCGCGGGACCGGCCGTTTCGCTGGCGCTCACCTCCGACTTCCGGAAGTTCGAACGGGTCGGCATGGTGATGCTGCCGGACAACAAGGACGCGGCTCTCCTGCCGCACCGCATAAACGGCCGCTGGCAAATGCTCCACCGACCTAATGCCGGGCTTACCACGGACATCTGGATGGCCGAGTCACCCGACCTGCAGCATTGGGGCGGCTATCGGCGCGTGCTCGGGGCCCGCCAGGGCGCATGGTGGGACGCGTTCCGGATCGGACTCGGGCCGCCGCTCATCGAGACCGAACGCGGCTGGCTGATGCTCTACCACGGAGTACGGCAGACCGCGGCCGGGTGCCTCTACCGCGTCGGCCTGGCGCTGCTCGACGCCCAAGACCCGAGCCGGGTGCTCCGGCGCGGCGATGAATGGGTATTCGGCCCGGAGGAAGATTACGAACGTCAGGGCGACGTCGGCGACGTTGTCTTTCCCTGTGGCACGACCATCGGGCCGGACCGCGATACCCTGAGCATCTACTACGGCGCAGCCGACACCTGCATCGGCCTCGCCACAGCCCGGGTCTCCGAGCTCCTTGCGTGGCTCGACCGCCACCCCTCGACCTCCGCACCCGCGGTCTAA
- the pfkB gene encoding 1-phosphofructokinase, with protein sequence MIYTVTLNPALDRTLYVESLSPGQTTRIRHEERYAGGKGIDVSRALREMGSDNVALGLVGGFGGKELEGRLLLAGVACRFTHIANETRTNIIIQDEPSGAETALLARGPEVQPSELMDFLDVLEKSPDMSLLVISGSLPPGLTPEVYSRMITIGNERGARVVLDTAGDALRQSIRARPAVIKPNRFELADLAGKALPDVRAISEYSTSLLDWVETVLVSMGPEGIVMVTRHQILHARPPKVAVKSSVGAGDCAVAGFVHGLAIGETAAEALRRGVAAGSAATLNAGTGLCRCADVDALLPQVAVEEVRL encoded by the coding sequence TTGATCTACACAGTCACTCTCAACCCGGCCCTGGATCGGACACTATACGTGGAATCGCTATCGCCCGGACAGACGACCCGAATCCGTCACGAGGAACGCTATGCGGGCGGCAAGGGAATCGACGTGTCGCGGGCCCTCCGCGAAATGGGCAGCGACAACGTCGCGCTCGGACTCGTGGGCGGATTCGGCGGCAAGGAACTCGAAGGCCGGTTGCTGCTCGCCGGCGTCGCCTGCAGGTTCACCCACATCGCCAACGAAACCCGCACCAACATCATCATCCAGGACGAGCCGAGCGGAGCCGAAACCGCGCTGCTGGCTCGCGGCCCCGAGGTGCAACCTTCCGAGTTGATGGACTTCCTCGACGTCCTGGAGAAATCACCGGACATGAGTCTCCTTGTCATCTCCGGCTCGCTGCCGCCTGGGCTCACGCCCGAAGTCTATTCACGGATGATAACCATCGGCAACGAGCGAGGCGCTCGGGTCGTGCTCGATACTGCGGGCGATGCCCTGCGCCAGTCCATCCGTGCCCGCCCGGCCGTAATCAAGCCCAACCGCTTTGAACTAGCTGACCTCGCGGGCAAGGCACTCCCCGACGTCCGCGCCATCTCCGAGTACAGTACGAGCCTCCTGGACTGGGTCGAGACCGTGCTCGTGTCCATGGGCCCGGAGGGAATCGTGATGGTAACCCGACACCAGATCCTCCACGCGAGGCCGCCAAAGGTGGCGGTGAAGAGCAGTGTCGGCGCCGGCGACTGCGCGGTGGCCGGATTCGTGCACGGATTGGCAATCGGAGAGACGGCCGCCGAGGCGCTGCGCCGGGGGGTCGCCGCCGGTTCGGCCGCGACGTTGAACGCGGGCACCGGCCTCTGCCGCTGCGCAGATGTCGACGCCCTCCTGCCGCAGGTCGCGGTTGAGGAAGTCAGGCTGTGA
- the fba gene encoding class II fructose-1,6-bisphosphate aldolase, which produces MSLVPGKDILSAANAKGRAVGAFNFSDLEFMQAIVAAAHARQTPVFLATSESAIEYAGLEYVVAMARAAAETTTVPLCLHLDHGRDPALIRRCINAGYTSVMIDASHLPFEENLRQTRAVVQMAHPAGVSVEAELGRLVGREDGVVVAEREALFVDPVEAARFVTETGIDSLAPAIGTAHGAFKFKGEPRLDFDRLRKVKEGTGGIPLVLHGASSVPQDLLEKCERYGLDVKGARGVPEQDLAQAIKLGVNKVNVDTDLRLAFAAEVRHVFNEQPRDFDPRHYLGKARDAVKELVEQKIDLFNLVA; this is translated from the coding sequence GTGAGCCTCGTCCCCGGCAAGGACATCCTCTCCGCTGCCAACGCGAAGGGCCGTGCGGTCGGCGCGTTCAACTTCAGCGACCTGGAATTCATGCAGGCGATTGTGGCTGCGGCACACGCCCGGCAGACGCCGGTGTTCCTCGCCACGAGCGAAAGCGCCATCGAGTACGCGGGGCTTGAGTATGTCGTCGCCATGGCCAGAGCCGCGGCGGAAACGACGACGGTCCCGCTATGCCTCCACCTGGACCACGGCAGAGACCCCGCACTGATCCGACGCTGCATCAATGCGGGCTACACATCGGTCATGATTGACGCCTCGCACCTGCCGTTCGAGGAGAATCTCCGGCAGACACGCGCCGTCGTACAGATGGCTCATCCGGCCGGCGTCTCCGTCGAAGCCGAACTGGGCCGCCTGGTCGGCCGGGAGGACGGCGTCGTTGTCGCGGAACGAGAAGCGCTTTTCGTTGACCCCGTCGAGGCGGCCCGTTTCGTGACTGAGACCGGCATTGACTCCCTGGCCCCGGCCATCGGCACCGCGCACGGCGCGTTCAAGTTCAAGGGCGAACCGAGGCTGGACTTCGACCGGTTGAGGAAGGTGAAAGAAGGCACCGGCGGAATCCCGCTGGTCCTGCACGGCGCTTCATCGGTGCCGCAGGACTTGCTTGAGAAATGCGAACGATACGGTCTGGACGTGAAAGGGGCGCGCGGCGTACCGGAACAGGACCTTGCGCAGGCAATCAAGCTGGGCGTCAACAAGGTCAACGTCGACACGGACCTGCGGCTCGCGTTCGCGGCTGAGGTGAGACACGTGTTCAACGAACAGCCCAGAGACTTCGACCCGCGACACTACCTGGGCAAGGCCCGGGACGCGGTCAAGGAACTCGTCGAACAGAAGATAGACCTGTTCAACCTGGTCGCGTGA
- the purN gene encoding phosphoribosylglycinamide formyltransferase, protein MSKVGIAVLASGRGTNFEALARSVRSGDTNGEIRLLVVNVPDAPVLKRAEAEHVPSVLIPHRQFKIRGEFEQALAAELRRHDIGLVCLAGFMRILSPVFVNAFENRIMNIHPSLLPAFAGLQGMQVHEAAIAAGVKVSGCTVHFVTLDLDAGPIVVQRAIAVCDTDTPETLSQRVLVEEHQAYGEAVKLFCAGRLRIEGRRVLVRGNEETTRG, encoded by the coding sequence ATGAGCAAAGTTGGCATAGCAGTCCTCGCCTCGGGCCGCGGCACGAACTTCGAGGCGCTGGCCCGCTCGGTCCGGAGCGGTGACACGAACGGCGAGATCCGCCTGCTCGTCGTCAACGTCCCGGATGCGCCGGTACTGAAGCGGGCCGAGGCCGAACATGTTCCCTCCGTACTCATTCCCCACCGTCAGTTCAAGATTCGCGGCGAGTTTGAACAGGCGCTTGCCGCCGAGCTGAGGAGACACGACATCGGTCTTGTCTGCCTGGCCGGATTCATGCGCATCCTCTCCCCGGTCTTCGTCAACGCCTTCGAGAACCGCATCATGAACATCCACCCGTCGCTCCTGCCCGCTTTTGCCGGCCTGCAGGGGATGCAGGTCCATGAGGCGGCAATCGCGGCAGGCGTGAAGGTCTCGGGCTGCACGGTGCACTTCGTGACCCTGGACCTCGACGCCGGGCCGATTGTTGTCCAACGGGCGATAGCGGTATGCGACACCGACACGCCGGAAACGCTCTCGCAGCGGGTGCTGGTCGAGGAACACCAGGCCTATGGCGAAGCCGTGAAGCTCTTCTGCGCCGGCCGCCTCAGGATTGAAGGCAGACGCGTTCTTGTCCGTGGGAACGAGGAAACGACCCGTGGCTGA
- a CDS encoding Gfo/Idh/MocA family oxidoreductase: MAEKKLRVAVVGCGTQSQLAYIPVLRQNPSVEISSLCDTDVRKLNQLCAIHKVEKHYVDFDDLKEDEAIDAVVIATPNHLHAPMALAAMRYGKDVLCEMPLGLDAAEVRQMMSCAEQEKRKLMPAMNTRLRPDIQTIRRFVEGGELGELYYCKTGWLQGRESWSLSGWRGERLRAGGGAFLSLGTALLDASLALLAPHKPVSVIGAAHHRAPQSEVEDTAFAMIRFEPDLTLTLEVGWSMLQEKDLTYLNLFGNAGAALLNPTQIHKEMHGHLVNVTPQIPAKDYQRSSWRMLVNLWVESLVRGTPLPIDAAEAQTISRLADAFYRSQSTRTEVPLKQ; this comes from the coding sequence GTGGCTGAGAAGAAGCTGCGGGTTGCCGTCGTCGGGTGCGGGACTCAATCGCAGCTTGCCTACATTCCCGTTCTCAGACAGAACCCGTCGGTCGAGATCTCCTCGCTTTGCGACACCGACGTCCGCAAGCTGAACCAGCTCTGCGCGATTCACAAAGTCGAGAAGCACTACGTCGACTTCGACGACCTGAAGGAAGACGAGGCGATTGACGCCGTCGTCATCGCCACTCCCAACCACCTGCACGCGCCGATGGCCCTGGCGGCAATGCGCTACGGCAAGGACGTGCTCTGCGAGATGCCGCTGGGACTTGACGCCGCCGAAGTCAGACAGATGATGAGCTGTGCGGAGCAGGAGAAGCGGAAGCTCATGCCCGCGATGAACACGCGCCTCCGGCCCGACATCCAGACCATCCGCCGGTTCGTCGAAGGCGGAGAATTGGGTGAGCTCTATTACTGCAAGACCGGCTGGCTTCAGGGCCGCGAGTCCTGGTCACTGTCCGGCTGGCGCGGGGAGCGGCTGCGGGCGGGCGGCGGCGCGTTCCTTTCGCTCGGCACTGCCCTGCTCGACGCCTCGCTTGCCCTGCTGGCCCCGCACAAACCGGTTTCCGTCATCGGGGCGGCCCATCATCGGGCCCCGCAATCTGAGGTGGAAGACACCGCCTTCGCGATGATCCGATTCGAGCCGGACCTGACCCTGACGCTCGAGGTCGGCTGGTCCATGCTGCAGGAGAAGGACCTGACGTACCTGAACCTGTTCGGCAACGCCGGAGCGGCGCTGCTCAATCCGACTCAGATCCACAAAGAGATGCACGGACACCTGGTAAATGTCACGCCCCAGATACCGGCCAAGGACTACCAGCGCTCGTCCTGGCGGATGCTCGTGAACCTCTGGGTGGAATCGCTTGTGCGGGGAACGCCGTTGCCCATCGACGCCGCCGAAGCGCAGACGATCAGCCGACTCGCGGACGCCTTCTACCGCTCCCAGTCAACCCGCACCGAGGTCCCCCTAAAGCAGTAG